Proteins co-encoded in one Acidobacteriota bacterium genomic window:
- a CDS encoding pentapeptide repeat-containing protein, producing MCRFQLGFRTLFLVIGISLGLTVAPALAAVQPVSQAGSAQRDDGATTVEGNPVQMLRCPYCDLRGADLSGRDLTDANLTGADLTGADLRGAILKGAVLVGANLTDARFDEAQLDPSRRGPANLSRANLTGATFQGANLDGADLQYATLAGADFSGVDLVGTTFGPRIQAALNHGRKTSFRGARLRHEFALDESTMNLEDVRWADDPRPVGEDASTGQIACGNAELSHLTSRIYVSTDGDDAGACGISYEEPCRTIARGIERCDGSGCGVLVSWDEYELTTAIELRDGVDVYGGCLPAEQADPQYFSAVLAPSGGQPAMEARDLSTSTVVQGFQLNGSTPSGTGSAVSVTLQLTDTRELSILDTEIVAGRGSAGRAGSAGSQGKNGGSAEGYVPGASSCAGNGGEGAVKMDVDADYGAVSLTCDRICSERSCSGWNGGAGSSGSSARGGYPGGGSCNMS from the coding sequence ATGTGCCGCTTTCAGCTCGGCTTCCGCACTCTGTTTTTGGTCATCGGCATCTCTCTCGGTCTGACTGTTGCTCCAGCGCTGGCAGCGGTGCAGCCGGTCTCGCAAGCGGGCTCTGCCCAACGAGATGACGGGGCGACCACCGTCGAGGGCAATCCCGTGCAGATGCTTCGCTGTCCTTATTGCGATCTGCGGGGGGCGGACCTGTCCGGGCGTGATCTCACCGACGCCAATCTCACCGGCGCCGATCTCACCGGAGCCGATCTGCGAGGCGCCATCCTCAAGGGGGCTGTCTTGGTGGGGGCAAACCTCACCGATGCTCGCTTCGACGAGGCGCAGCTGGATCCTTCGCGGCGGGGGCCGGCCAACCTTTCCCGGGCGAATCTCACCGGAGCGACCTTCCAGGGAGCGAACCTGGACGGGGCGGATCTGCAATACGCCACTCTCGCCGGAGCCGATTTCTCGGGAGTAGACCTGGTCGGCACCACCTTCGGTCCGCGTATCCAAGCCGCTCTGAACCATGGCCGCAAGACGTCGTTCCGAGGAGCGCGGCTGCGCCACGAGTTTGCCCTCGACGAGTCGACAATGAATTTGGAGGATGTTCGCTGGGCCGACGATCCAAGGCCGGTGGGGGAGGACGCCTCAACGGGGCAGATCGCCTGTGGGAATGCGGAGCTCTCGCACCTCACCAGCCGCATCTACGTCTCCACCGACGGTGACGACGCGGGGGCCTGCGGAATCTCCTACGAGGAACCTTGCCGCACCATCGCCCGGGGCATCGAGCGGTGCGACGGCAGTGGGTGCGGGGTGTTGGTGAGTTGGGATGAGTATGAGCTCACCACCGCCATCGAGTTACGGGACGGCGTCGACGTGTACGGCGGCTGCCTGCCGGCAGAGCAGGCCGACCCGCAGTATTTCTCCGCCGTGCTGGCGCCGTCGGGGGGCCAGCCGGCGATGGAGGCCCGAGACCTGTCGACCTCGACGGTGGTGCAGGGCTTCCAGCTCAACGGCTCCACCCCTTCCGGTACCGGCAGCGCCGTATCCGTCACCCTCCAGCTGACGGATACGAGGGAGCTCTCCATTCTCGACACTGAGATCGTAGCGGGCCGCGGCAGTGCCGGCCGGGCCGGCAGCGCCGGCAGCCAGGGGAAGAACGGCGGGTCGGCGGAGGGCTACGTCCCTGGTGCCAGCAGCTGTGCCGGCAACGGCGGCGAGGGAGCCGTGAAGATGGATGTCGACGCCGACTACGGCGCCGTCAGCTTGACGTGCGACCGCATTTGCAGCGAGCGCTCTTGCAGCGGCTGGAACGGCGGGGCGGGGAGTAGCGGATCCAGTGCTCGCGGTGGATATCCGGGGGGTGGCTCCTGCAATATGAGCT